A genomic window from Flavobacterium johnsoniae includes:
- a CDS encoding GNAT family N-acetyltransferase, with translation MPFTGFSFFELHSTTQIKPFECGDNDLNGFLNDKAIPYKQDLLATTYILESEEKTIAYLSIYNDALAVQENQFASKSAFKRWIKEILSHRKRHLRQFPAIKIGRLAVCETTKKDRKGIGKALVNFVIDLALEQNSKCACQLLTVDAYDKSLGFYEKLGFKFLSENDKGEDTRQMFYDLRPLMNTLAEN, from the coding sequence ATGCCTTTTACTGGATTTTCATTTTTCGAATTACATTCCACTACACAAATTAAACCTTTTGAATGTGGTGACAATGATTTGAATGGTTTTCTAAATGATAAAGCAATTCCTTATAAACAAGATTTATTAGCAACTACGTATATTCTTGAAAGCGAAGAAAAAACTATTGCATATCTAAGTATATATAATGATGCTTTAGCAGTTCAAGAAAATCAATTCGCATCTAAAAGTGCTTTTAAAAGATGGATAAAAGAAATATTAAGTCATCGTAAAAGACATTTAAGACAATTTCCAGCCATTAAAATTGGTCGGTTAGCTGTTTGTGAAACCACAAAAAAGGATAGAAAAGGAATTGGCAAGGCTTTAGTGAATTTTGTTATTGATTTGGCATTAGAGCAAAACAGTAAATGCGCTTGTCAGTTGCTAACTGTAGATGCTTACGACAAATCACTAGGGTTTTATGAAAAACTTGGGTTTAAATTCCTTTCTGAGAATGACAAAGGTGAAGATACAAGACAAATGTTTTATGACCTGAGACCTTTAATGAATACTTTGGCTGAAAACTAA
- a CDS encoding 5' nucleotidase, NT5C type, with protein MEKKTIAIDMDGVLADVESQLINHYNKAYGTSLTKESIQGLSEEEAFKDRKLMFDVLNKDNFFRTLPVMDDAVKSVLELQKNFEIFIVSAATEFPLSLAEKVAWLGEHFPFIKWENIVLCGSKRIIKTDYLIDDHCKNLDYCIGKPIMFTAFHNVNKTHHLRVNNWKEAVTVLNETL; from the coding sequence ATGGAAAAGAAAACAATTGCAATCGATATGGATGGTGTGTTGGCTGATGTAGAATCACAGCTAATAAATCATTACAACAAAGCGTACGGAACGAGTTTAACAAAAGAAAGTATTCAGGGATTAAGTGAAGAAGAAGCTTTTAAAGACAGAAAATTAATGTTTGATGTTTTAAATAAAGATAATTTTTTCAGAACATTGCCTGTGATGGACGATGCCGTTAAAAGTGTTCTAGAATTACAAAAGAATTTCGAAATATTTATTGTATCAGCTGCGACAGAATTTCCTCTTTCGCTTGCGGAAAAAGTAGCTTGGTTAGGCGAACATTTTCCTTTTATTAAATGGGAAAATATAGTTTTATGCGGAAGCAAAAGAATAATCAAAACCGATTATTTGATTGACGATCATTGTAAAAATTTGGATTATTGCATTGGGAAACCAATAATGTTTACTGCATTTCATAATGTGAACAAAACGCATCATCTAAGAGTGAATAATTGGAAAGAGGCGGTTACCGTTTTAAACGAAACATTATAA
- a CDS encoding tetratricopeptide repeat-containing sensor histidine kinase encodes MASIQQINGDYYGSKETVTEALPYAKNNRNHISCINSRLGIADKELSLYNDAIFYYKETIKYSNPEEKHLPLSNIAAVYIQQKKYEKAITILESLLAQKFIDNKSKATSKARMQDNLGYAYFKNGSDEKGFHLMDESLQLRKEIKDNYGSIESYLHLGDYYSKKDLQKSDENALAAYNAATKLNSVDERLEALQILISNNHSAQDSKYVKKFFSLNDSIIKVRNNFKNKFAKIKYDSKKEKDENEKLRLEKAENQLSLQRANYMRIVFVIIFVFLVILIAILIRYYKNKNKAIELKTSYDTETRIAKKIHDELANDVFQVIAFAESQTLSTENTKENLLQKLDDIYGRVRGISRENNNIDTGINFTKTIKEMLSAYNTAERNIMITNLEQINWEAIDEMKKITISRILQELMVNMKKHSGANLVVIKFESDQKSILINYMDNGVGCEKNTIVQNGLQNMANRILAFNGTFDIETAPDKGFKVKITMPEQTQIKA; translated from the coding sequence TAACAGAAATCATATCAGTTGTATAAATAGCAGATTGGGTATTGCTGATAAAGAACTTTCACTCTACAACGATGCCATTTTTTACTATAAAGAAACTATTAAATACTCCAATCCTGAAGAGAAACACTTACCTCTAAGTAATATTGCGGCTGTTTATATTCAACAAAAAAAATATGAAAAAGCGATTACCATTCTAGAATCCCTTTTGGCACAAAAATTTATAGATAATAAATCTAAAGCTACTTCTAAAGCTAGAATGCAAGATAACTTAGGTTATGCTTATTTCAAAAATGGTTCAGATGAAAAAGGTTTCCATTTAATGGATGAAAGCCTGCAATTACGAAAAGAAATTAAGGATAATTACGGAAGCATTGAAAGCTATTTGCATCTTGGCGATTATTATTCTAAAAAAGACCTTCAAAAATCAGATGAAAATGCTCTTGCGGCTTACAATGCTGCTACAAAACTTAATAGCGTTGATGAAAGATTAGAAGCATTGCAAATTTTAATTTCTAATAATCATAGTGCTCAAGATAGCAAATATGTAAAAAAGTTTTTTAGTTTAAACGACAGCATTATAAAAGTTAGAAATAACTTTAAAAATAAGTTCGCTAAAATAAAATACGATTCTAAAAAAGAAAAAGACGAAAACGAAAAGCTCCGTTTAGAAAAAGCAGAAAATCAGTTATCGTTGCAAAGAGCTAATTATATGCGTATTGTATTTGTAATTATTTTTGTTTTCTTGGTTATTTTAATTGCTATTTTAATTCGTTATTACAAAAATAAAAACAAGGCAATAGAATTAAAAACTTCTTACGATACCGAAACCCGAATTGCTAAAAAAATACATGACGAATTGGCAAACGATGTGTTTCAAGTAATTGCTTTTGCCGAATCGCAAACTTTAAGTACAGAAAACACAAAAGAAAATCTGCTTCAAAAACTGGATGATATTTACGGACGTGTAAGAGGAATTTCTAGAGAAAACAACAATATCGATACTGGAATAAATTTCACCAAAACTATAAAAGAAATGCTTTCAGCTTATAACACAGCCGAAAGAAACATTATGATAACCAATTTAGAGCAAATAAACTGGGAAGCTATTGATGAAATGAAGAAGATTACTATTAGTCGTATTTTACAGGAATTAATGGTAAATATGAAAAAACACAGTGGCGCCAATCTTGTTGTAATTAAATTTGAGAGCGATCAAAAATCAATCCTAATAAATTATATGGATAATGGTGTTGGTTGCGAAAAAAACACGATTGTTCAAAATGGTCTTCAAAACATGGCAAACCGAATTCTAGCCTTCAACGGAACTTTTGATATTGAAACCGCACCCGATAAAGGATTTAAAGTTAAAATAACAATGCCAGAACAGACGCAGATTAAAGCTTAG
- a CDS encoding efflux RND transporter permease subunit — protein sequence MFNKFIQRPVLSIVISLIIVFLGVLSVLNLPITQFPTISPPMVNVTADYPGSNGELMVKAVVIPLERALNGVPGMKYMASDAGNDGEATIKVVFNLGTDPNQAAVNVQNRVASVTNKLPPLVIREGIKITREVPSMLMYVNLYSTDKNTDMKFLYNYADINVLSELKRVNGIGSGDILGTREYAMRIWLKPDRMLAYKISADEIMEALSSQSLEASPGKTGESSGKRSQAFEYVLKYSGRFTTKEQYENIVVKANPNGELLRLKDVAKVEFGSSMYDIYSNLNGRPSAAIVLKQSFGSNANQVIEEVKAKLEKIKQRFPKGMDYEISYDVSKFLDASIEKVIHTLVEAFILVGLVVFLFLGDWRSTVIPAIAVPVSLVGTFVFMTFFDISLNLITLFALVLAIGVVVDDAIVVIEAVHAKMEEEHLSPFKATKKAMHEIAGAIIAITFLMAAVFIPVAFMSGPVGVFYRQFSVTMATAIILSGIVALTLTPALCAMMLKNNHGQPKKPTPANRFIDAFNEKFNLAQGKYQNLLGKIVNRRVVTVVALLVFCAGTWIISSNVPSGFIPNEDQGMFYAVIQTPPGSSLERTNNIAERVQKIAEEIDGVKSVSSLAGYEILSEGTGANSGTCLVNLKDWNDRKESVVEIMHEMEEKCKDITGANIEFFQPPAVPGYGAAGGFELRLLDKTGSGDYKRMEQVNNDFVAELNKQPELSNVFSFYSSSFPQYMMKVDNDLAQQKGVSIENAMNTLSTLVGSNYEISFIKFGINYKVIVQASPEYRAQPDDILKLYVKNDRDEMVPYSAFMRLEKVYGLSEITRHNMYTSTQISGSPAAGYSSGTAIKVIQEIAAKKLPRGYDIDWAGISADEVAQGNQAIWVFLICLGFVYLVLAAQYESFILPLSVIFSLPAGIFGAFLLLKIAGLENNIYAQVAMVMLIGLLGKNAVLIVEFAIQRHAAGRSVLESAMEGAKARFRPILMTSFAFIAGLIPLVFANGPGKIGNRTIGTAAAGGMLIGTICGVFVIPGLYYIFAKIAERYKLVKHEEENPLTEEIDNNHV from the coding sequence ATGTTTAATAAATTTATTCAAAGACCTGTTCTGTCGATTGTAATATCGCTGATAATTGTCTTTTTAGGGGTTTTGTCGGTATTGAATTTACCAATTACACAATTCCCTACAATTTCACCTCCAATGGTGAATGTTACAGCAGATTATCCTGGATCTAACGGTGAATTGATGGTTAAGGCGGTTGTTATTCCTTTGGAAAGAGCTTTAAACGGTGTTCCAGGAATGAAATATATGGCTTCTGATGCCGGAAACGATGGTGAAGCTACAATTAAAGTGGTTTTTAATTTAGGAACAGATCCTAATCAAGCTGCGGTAAACGTTCAGAATCGTGTGGCTTCGGTTACTAATAAACTTCCACCTTTGGTAATTAGAGAAGGTATTAAGATTACTCGAGAAGTGCCAAGTATGTTGATGTACGTGAATCTTTACAGTACAGACAAAAATACCGACATGAAGTTCTTATACAACTATGCCGATATTAACGTACTTTCTGAATTGAAAAGGGTAAATGGTATTGGTTCTGGAGATATCTTAGGAACACGTGAATATGCAATGCGTATTTGGTTGAAACCAGATCGTATGTTGGCTTATAAAATTTCTGCTGATGAGATTATGGAAGCATTATCAAGTCAGAGTTTGGAAGCTTCTCCAGGAAAAACAGGAGAAAGTTCTGGTAAACGTTCGCAAGCATTCGAGTATGTATTGAAATATTCTGGTCGTTTTACTACAAAAGAGCAATATGAGAATATTGTTGTAAAAGCAAATCCAAACGGAGAGCTTTTAAGATTGAAAGATGTTGCGAAAGTTGAATTTGGAAGTTCGATGTACGATATCTATTCTAATTTGAATGGAAGACCATCTGCGGCAATCGTATTGAAGCAATCTTTTGGAAGTAACGCAAATCAGGTTATTGAAGAAGTAAAAGCAAAACTGGAAAAAATCAAACAGAGATTTCCAAAAGGAATGGATTATGAAATTTCGTATGACGTTTCTAAATTCCTTGATGCTTCTATCGAAAAAGTAATTCACACGCTTGTTGAAGCATTTATTCTGGTAGGTTTAGTGGTTTTCCTTTTCTTAGGAGATTGGCGTTCTACGGTTATTCCAGCAATTGCGGTTCCAGTTTCATTGGTAGGAACATTTGTATTTATGACATTTTTCGATATTTCGTTGAATTTAATTACATTGTTTGCTTTAGTATTAGCCATTGGGGTCGTCGTCGATGACGCGATTGTAGTTATCGAGGCCGTTCACGCCAAGATGGAAGAAGAACATCTGTCGCCATTCAAAGCAACTAAGAAAGCAATGCATGAAATCGCGGGGGCAATTATTGCAATTACCTTTCTTATGGCGGCAGTATTTATTCCGGTTGCGTTTATGTCTGGTCCTGTGGGAGTTTTCTACAGACAGTTCTCTGTAACAATGGCAACTGCGATTATTCTTTCTGGTATTGTGGCATTAACTTTAACACCGGCACTTTGTGCAATGATGCTAAAAAACAATCACGGACAACCTAAAAAGCCAACACCAGCTAACAGATTTATTGATGCTTTTAACGAAAAATTCAATTTAGCGCAAGGTAAATATCAAAATTTATTGGGCAAAATCGTAAACAGAAGAGTAGTTACTGTTGTGGCGCTTCTTGTTTTTTGTGCTGGAACTTGGATTATAAGCAGTAATGTTCCTTCTGGATTTATTCCGAATGAGGATCAGGGAATGTTTTATGCTGTTATTCAGACACCTCCAGGTTCTTCTTTAGAAAGAACGAATAATATTGCAGAGAGAGTTCAGAAAATTGCAGAAGAAATTGATGGCGTAAAATCAGTTTCGTCATTGGCAGGTTACGAGATTCTTTCTGAAGGTACGGGAGCAAACTCAGGAACGTGTTTGGTGAACCTTAAGGACTGGAACGACAGAAAAGAATCTGTTGTGGAGATTATGCATGAAATGGAGGAAAAATGTAAAGATATTACAGGAGCGAATATCGAATTTTTCCAACCGCCTGCTGTACCAGGATATGGCGCTGCTGGAGGATTTGAGCTTCGTTTATTAGATAAAACAGGTTCTGGAGACTATAAGAGAATGGAACAGGTAAATAATGATTTTGTTGCTGAATTAAATAAACAGCCAGAATTATCTAACGTGTTTAGTTTCTACAGCTCTAGTTTCCCTCAATATATGATGAAAGTAGACAACGATTTGGCACAGCAAAAAGGAGTTTCTATCGAAAATGCGATGAATACTTTGTCAACTCTGGTTGGTAGTAATTACGAAATTAGTTTTATTAAATTCGGAATCAACTATAAAGTAATCGTTCAAGCTTCACCAGAATATCGTGCACAGCCAGATGATATCTTGAAATTATATGTGAAAAATGATCGTGATGAAATGGTTCCTTATTCTGCTTTTATGAGATTAGAAAAAGTATACGGACTTTCAGAAATCACAAGACATAACATGTATACCTCAACGCAAATTAGTGGTTCGCCAGCAGCGGGTTACAGTTCTGGTACAGCGATTAAAGTAATTCAGGAAATTGCAGCAAAAAAATTACCAAGAGGATATGATATTGACTGGGCAGGTATTTCTGCCGATGAGGTAGCGCAAGGTAATCAAGCTATTTGGGTATTCTTAATCTGTTTAGGATTTGTGTACTTAGTTTTAGCAGCGCAATACGAAAGTTTCATTTTACCGTTGTCTGTAATTTTCTCTTTGCCAGCAGGTATTTTTGGAGCATTCCTTTTATTAAAAATAGCAGGATTAGAAAACAATATTTACGCGCAAGTTGCCATGGTAATGCTTATCGGATTATTAGGTAAAAATGCCGTATTGATTGTAGAATTTGCGATACAAAGACACGCAGCAGGAAGATCTGTTTTAGAATCTGCAATGGAAGGTGCAAAAGCGAGGTTTCGTCCTATTTTGATGACTTCGTTTGCTTTTATCGCCGGATTAATTCCGCTGGTTTTTGCAAATGGTCCAGGTAAAATTGGTAACAGAACAATTGGTACAGCAGCAGCTGGAGGTATGCTTATAGGAACTATTTGTGGAGTATTCGTAATTCCGGGATTGTATTACATTTTTGCCAAAATTGCAGAACGATACAAATTGGTGAAACATGAAGAAGAAAATCCATTAACAGAAGAAATTGACAACAATCATGTATAA
- a CDS encoding efflux RND transporter periplasmic adaptor subunit has translation MKKIIVLSGLIALVCLTSCTSKKEEKEEVEKFTVTNPVKIDTSFTKEYVSQIKSVRNIELRAQEKGFLQNIYVDEGQFVKKGQLLFKIMPNMYQSELLKAQAEQKSAEIELQNSKLLADKNIVSKNELSVAQAKLQSARAEVSLAKLHLSFTEIRAPFDGTIDRIPLKLGSLIDEGELLTSLSDNSQMFAYFNVSEPEYISYETNIKDRADNKVNLVLANGDIFKEKGNVEVIESEFNNETGNIAFRARFPNSGKLLRNGETGQVQMNVPLKNAIVIPQKATYEIQDKKYVFVVGKDDKVSSREITITGEIPDLYVIKSGISENDRILLEGVQKVKENDKIKYDYQSPKEVINHLRLKAE, from the coding sequence ATGAAAAAAATCATTGTTCTCTCAGGCTTAATTGCCTTGGTGTGCTTGACTAGTTGTACATCTAAAAAAGAAGAAAAAGAAGAAGTTGAAAAATTTACGGTTACTAATCCGGTTAAAATCGATACTTCATTCACAAAAGAATATGTTTCACAAATAAAATCTGTGCGTAATATCGAACTGCGCGCACAAGAAAAAGGTTTTCTACAAAATATTTATGTTGATGAAGGACAGTTTGTGAAAAAAGGACAACTGTTGTTTAAAATTATGCCAAACATGTATCAGTCTGAATTGCTTAAAGCGCAGGCAGAACAAAAATCGGCTGAAATCGAATTGCAGAATTCAAAATTGTTGGCAGATAAAAATATCGTTTCTAAAAACGAATTAAGTGTTGCTCAAGCTAAACTACAATCGGCAAGAGCAGAAGTGTCATTAGCAAAACTTCATTTATCATTTACCGAAATTAGAGCTCCTTTTGACGGAACAATCGATAGAATTCCGTTAAAATTAGGAAGTTTAATTGATGAAGGCGAATTATTGACAAGTCTTTCAGACAACAGCCAGATGTTTGCTTATTTCAATGTTTCTGAGCCAGAATATATTAGTTATGAAACGAATATTAAAGATCGTGCTGACAATAAAGTGAATTTGGTTTTGGCTAATGGAGACATTTTTAAAGAAAAAGGAAATGTTGAAGTTATAGAAAGTGAATTCAATAACGAAACTGGAAATATCGCTTTTAGAGCAAGATTCCCAAATTCTGGAAAACTGCTTAGAAACGGAGAAACTGGACAAGTTCAAATGAATGTTCCGTTGAAAAATGCTATTGTGATTCCACAAAAAGCAACTTACGAAATTCAAGATAAAAAGTATGTTTTCGTAGTAGGAAAAGACGATAAAGTAAGTTCAAGAGAAATTACTATTACTGGAGAAATTCCTGATTTATATGTAATTAAAAGTGGTATTTCTGAAAATGATAGAATTTTATTAGAAGGAGTTCAGAAAGTAAAAGAAAACGATAAAATCAAATATGATTACCAATCTCCAAAAGAGGTTATCAATCATTTACGTTTAAAAGCAGAATAG
- a CDS encoding TolC family protein: protein MYKFKTYQYSIALAVCLTVAGCKTPAPEAAITPSAPVPESFGMGQTQDANNNTAALNWKDYFKDQNLVDLIDIALKNNQELNITLQEIEIAKNDIRVRKGLLLPTVGVRAGAGVEKVGRYTSQGAGDASTEIKPGKEMPDPLGDFTISAYANWEVDIWKKLRNSKKAALNRYLATVEGKNFVITNLIAEVADSYYELMALDNQLDIVKQTIKLQTNALEIVKAQKQAARATELGVKKFEAEVLTSQSLEFDILQQIKETENKINFLLGRYPQEIKRTNNNNFLSLLPAVVTSGIPSQLLENRPDVKQAELELVAAKLDVKVARAEFYPSLDISAAIGVNAFKPSYLFTMPESLLYSLAGDLVAPLINRNAIKAEFASANARQLQALYNYDRTVLNAYLEVSNQLSKIDNLQKGYDLKSKQVDALNTSIDVSNDLFKSARVDYFEVLMTQRDALEAKLELVDTKKEQLNAAVHVYRDLGGGWK from the coding sequence ATGTATAAATTCAAAACATATCAATATAGTATTGCATTGGCTGTATGTCTTACAGTTGCAGGGTGTAAAACCCCTGCACCTGAGGCAGCAATAACGCCATCTGCACCAGTTCCAGAATCGTTTGGAATGGGTCAGACTCAAGATGCAAACAATAATACGGCAGCGTTAAACTGGAAAGATTACTTTAAAGATCAGAATCTAGTAGATTTAATAGATATTGCTCTTAAAAATAATCAGGAATTAAATATCACTTTACAAGAAATTGAAATTGCAAAGAATGATATTCGAGTTAGAAAAGGGCTTTTGTTGCCAACAGTTGGCGTTCGCGCAGGCGCAGGAGTAGAAAAAGTAGGTAGATATACAAGCCAAGGTGCTGGTGATGCTTCTACAGAAATTAAACCAGGTAAAGAAATGCCAGATCCGCTTGGAGATTTTACCATTTCTGCTTACGCGAATTGGGAAGTTGATATCTGGAAAAAACTACGCAATTCTAAAAAAGCGGCTTTAAACAGATATTTGGCTACTGTTGAAGGGAAAAATTTCGTAATTACAAACCTCATCGCAGAAGTTGCCGATTCTTATTACGAATTAATGGCTTTAGATAATCAATTGGATATTGTAAAACAAACAATCAAATTGCAAACTAACGCTTTAGAAATTGTAAAAGCTCAAAAACAAGCGGCAAGAGCAACTGAATTGGGAGTTAAGAAATTTGAAGCAGAAGTTTTAACTTCTCAAAGTTTGGAATTTGATATTCTACAACAAATCAAAGAGACCGAAAACAAAATCAACTTTTTGTTGGGTAGATATCCTCAAGAAATTAAAAGAACGAACAACAATAATTTCTTAAGCTTATTGCCAGCTGTTGTAACTTCTGGAATTCCATCTCAATTGTTAGAAAATCGTCCAGATGTAAAACAAGCTGAATTAGAATTAGTAGCAGCAAAATTAGACGTAAAAGTAGCTCGTGCAGAGTTTTATCCTTCGTTAGATATTTCTGCTGCAATTGGAGTAAATGCATTTAAGCCATCTTACTTGTTTACAATGCCAGAATCTCTTCTATATTCATTAGCTGGAGATCTTGTTGCGCCGTTGATTAATAGAAATGCAATTAAAGCAGAATTTGCAAGTGCAAACGCAAGACAGCTTCAGGCATTATACAATTATGACCGTACGGTTTTAAATGCTTATTTAGAAGTGTCAAATCAATTGTCTAAGATTGATAACTTACAGAAAGGTTATGATTTAAAATCGAAGCAAGTTGATGCGTTAAATACTTCTATTGATGTTTCTAACGATTTATTTAAATCGGCAAGAGTAGATTATTTTGAAGTTTTAATGACACAAAGAGATGCATTAGAAGCAAAATTAGAATTAGTAGATACTAAAAAAGAGCAATTGAATGCTGCTGTACATGTTTACAGAGACTTGGGCGGCGGATGGAAATAA
- a CDS encoding GNAT family N-acetyltransferase, producing the protein MEIKAIEASDTWQIRHEVMWPDQPFEFVQLEEDNFGLHYGVFENDKLISIVSCFISNEEMQFRKLATLDSYQGKGIASQLLKYIFALAQEKKLKKIWCNARKEKKKFYEKFGMNDTENVFTKAGQEFIVMEKVL; encoded by the coding sequence ATGGAAATTAAAGCAATTGAGGCATCAGACACTTGGCAGATTAGACATGAAGTGATGTGGCCAGATCAGCCTTTTGAATTTGTACAATTGGAAGAAGATAATTTTGGTCTTCATTATGGTGTTTTCGAAAATGACAAATTGATTTCTATTGTTTCTTGTTTTATTTCGAATGAAGAAATGCAATTTAGAAAATTAGCAACTTTAGATTCTTATCAAGGAAAAGGAATCGCATCTCAATTATTAAAGTACATTTTTGCATTAGCTCAAGAAAAAAAGCTTAAAAAAATTTGGTGCAATGCCAGAAAGGAAAAGAAAAAATTTTACGAAAAGTTTGGTATGAACGATACGGAGAATGTTTTTACTAAAGCTGGACAAGAATTTATAGTTATGGAAAAGGTTTTGTAA
- a CDS encoding DeoR/GlpR family DNA-binding transcription regulator: MKKEERQKTILEYLSKEHRVTSVELSEYLSVSEDTIRRDLKELSDQGLLKAVRGGAVAPSPIPLHYRKREKHDLENKKIIAEKAISYLKDGQVVFIDGGTTSLALVASFPHDLKLTVITNSFPVAVLAEDLPNIELIFAGGRMCKTSFATSSIETIDFFRNFRADVFILGICSIHHERGITGILYDDSMLKKNMIQNSNFVIALSSIEKVETAESYFVCPIKDINVLVTNASPEDEILKPYKEKGITVL, translated from the coding sequence ATGAAGAAAGAAGAGCGCCAGAAAACGATTTTAGAATATTTATCAAAAGAACATCGTGTAACTTCAGTAGAATTAAGTGAATATCTGAGTGTTTCTGAAGACACTATAAGACGTGATTTGAAAGAACTTTCAGATCAAGGACTTTTAAAAGCGGTACGTGGCGGTGCGGTTGCTCCTTCCCCAATTCCGTTGCATTATAGAAAGAGAGAAAAACACGATCTTGAAAATAAAAAGATTATTGCAGAAAAAGCGATTTCTTATCTCAAAGATGGACAAGTCGTATTTATTGATGGCGGAACAACTTCTTTGGCTTTGGTAGCCAGTTTTCCACATGATTTAAAACTGACTGTTATTACTAATAGTTTTCCCGTTGCAGTTTTGGCAGAAGATTTACCAAATATCGAATTGATTTTTGCTGGAGGAAGAATGTGCAAAACGTCTTTTGCAACTTCGAGTATTGAAACGATTGATTTTTTTAGGAATTTCAGAGCAGACGTCTTCATTTTAGGAATTTGCAGTATTCATCATGAACGTGGCATTACGGGAATTTTATACGACGATTCTATGCTGAAAAAAAATATGATTCAGAACTCGAACTTTGTTATCGCCTTAAGTTCTATCGAAAAAGTTGAAACTGCTGAATCTTATTTTGTCTGCCCAATAAAAGACATCAATGTTTTGGTAACCAATGCTTCTCCAGAAGATGAAATTTTAAAACCTTATAAAGAAAAAGGAATTACTGTTTTGTAA